The DNA sequence GTGCCGGCCCCCCACTGGACGATCTGTAGTGGGGTGGCGTGCAGCGCACCCGCGACGATGACGGCGGCAAGGCCCGATGACAAGCCTGCGAGGATGGCGATAGCCACCAGTAACTTGCGATGTGAGGGCGGAAGCGACGGGTCGGGGGACGTCATGAGCTGCGCCCCGATGACTCCGGTATCGGGAACAGACGAATCGCGGTGCTCACGCCCTCGTCCAGCCACCAGTTTTCCTGATCGCTGAGGATGCATTGACGCGTGACGTGGCTGTCGAGACAGCTCGGGCTACTATCTGTCATGAGGTTTCCCTGGTTCAGTCGACTGGACGAAGGTGCTTCGTGGTGAGGGAGTTCTCGGACTGAGCTGTGCCGGCCGGCCGAGGACTCCCTCCTTCTCACTTAGATGCGATGGCCAAAAACGTTCTTGTCCACGAAGCTGACGAGCACAGACCCTGGCATCGCTTCATCTTGAATCCCCCTTTGTTGCGGTGCGTTGTCGGCATCTTGGTGACCTTGGTGGTGACAAGAGGTGCCGTCGTGCTGAGGTAGGAGCCTGAACGAACTGATACAAGGAAGAGCTGGGGGAGCGGTGACCTCGTCGAATCCGGTACACGCCTGGTACAAGAGTTCCGCCAGTCAAGTCGACAATTGCGTCGAAGTATGTCTCGGTCGTCGGGTCCTCGTCAGGGATTCCAAATTTCCTGAAGGCGCACATCTGGCCATGAGCTCCCCCTGCTGGCAATCTTTTCTTCTCTTCGTCCGGTGCGATCCGGCGGCTTTTCATGACAGGCAGGCCGTCGGCATGCCTTAAAAGGCATGTTCATGCTTCCGTCAAGGAATCCTGCCAGTCACTGAGTGGCTCTGCGTGGCTGTTCTCTACCTCCCAGAAAGACTCCAGGTAGTCCTCGACGTTTCTATGAACTCCCACCGTGGCCTTGTCCCGCAGAATCACACTTCCGTCCGGATTCTCCAGATACACCACCATGTCCTGCTCCGGGGCTGAGAATTCGAAGATCACGTACGGTGAACGCAGGAGCGGGTACAGCCCTCGTTTGAACGGGATGACTGCCATGCTCACATTGGGCAATTCACTCACTGCCCTGAGGTGAGCGAGCTGCGCTTGCATCAGGGCGGGTGTGCCGACGACGCGGCGTAGTGCAGCCTCGTCGATCAAGAATCTGAGCTCTGTGTCCGAGTCTTGCTGAAGCATGCGCTCTTGTCGTCTCATGCGCAGTTCAAGAAGCTCTTCCTTCTCCGGCACGATTGATTGGGACAATACGACACGGGCGTACTCTTCCGTCTGCAGGAGTCCAGGCACGAACAGTAGTTCATAATTCCGAATCACTGAGGCCGAAGCCTCGTATCCGAGGTAAGATTTGAATCCCTCGGACAAGAGATTGCGGTACTCCTGCCACCATGGCTGCCGCCGTGCATCCTGTGCACTGGCAAGCAATTCGGTGGCGGCGGAATCCGGTAGGCCATAGAAGCTGATCAAGGCTCGTAGGTCATTGATGGAGATTTTCGTGCGGCCTGATTCCAGGCGCATCACCTTGGACAATGACCAAACCATCTCGTTGGCCACGTCGGGCTGTGAATACCCGGCCTTCTTGCGGGCGGCCTGCAGCTGAGAGCTAAGGCGCTTGCGAAGGTACATCGGATCGGCCTCGGGCATGAGATCTCCTCGCTCTGTCACGGGTCGTTCCGCTGCCCTGCCTTCTGACACCGTGTAAGGCGACTAGAAGCCTTAGGCTACGCGGATTTCTGCTAGGTGTCACTATGCCGGGTCCCATCCCGTGTCAAGGTCTTGTTTCGGGGATGGGGTCAGAGGTGCGGCGGAGGAAAAACGAAACTTCTGAGGGCGAATAGCAAAAGGAGATCGAGGAAGGTTCACCCGTTCGGGTGGTGTGTGGCAGTGGTGGAGCCAAGAATTTGTTGTCGAGATCCGGAGAGCGCGATGCCGCCTGACGCGCAAGCAAGACGCTGGCTGAGCCTCGCGTGCCGGGGCCGGCGACCTACCTGAACGGTCGATGCGGCTTGCCTCTGGCAAGTTGATATCCAGGCTGCCGATTGCTGGATAAAGTCGGATTGTTACTACTGGTTGCGGGGGCAACCAGCGTTCGGTCGGTGGTGCCGACGTCCCTGGGGAGGGCAGGTAGCGCATGAGTCGTCGCTCTGCTGGTTTGGTCGGTGTCTGGGCTGAAACGCAGCGTCAGCAACAGCGGCAGATGGAAGCTGAGGCCAGGCAGCGCAGGGAGGAGGCACGGCAGGCTCGGGCCCATCAACGGTTTGCTGCTCACGGGCACCGGGAGTTTCGGCAGGCGGAGGCCAGGCGGCGGACTGAAGAGCTCGAAGCCCAGGTCGCGACCCTGCAGGGGCTGCTGGCCACTGGTTGCCAGGCGCCGGCTTTCAGAGCGTCGTCGCTGATGCGCTCGGAAGAGACAACGCCGTTCGATCCGGGGCCGCTTGCGTGGCCTGTGCGTATGCCGGATCAGGGCCAGTACCAGGCGCAGGGAGGTTGGACCGCGAGCCGGCGCGCACAAGCTCAAGCCGAGGCAAGGGCTCGTTTCGAACGCGACTGGCATGCGGCACAGGCTGCTGAGGCACAGCGGCAACAGCAGTTAGCGGCCGCCCAGCGGGACCACGAACGGGGGGCAGAGGCGCAACGGTCGGAAGTACGTCGGCACAATGCCGGCATTGCTGAGGTGACTGCGGGTGTGAGGCGAGGTGAGCCCGATTCTGTGGTCGAGTACTTCTCGGCAGCGCTCTACTCCTCGACTGCTTGGCCTGAAGGATTTCCCCGGCAGGTTGCCGCAGCTTTCGATCCAGCGGCACGGCAACTCGTTCTGGATTGGGAGATGCCCGGGTACGACGTCGTGCCTGAGGCGAAGTCGGTGAGGTACGTACCCGCTCAGGACCAGGACAAGGAGACGCCTCGGCCTGTGACCCAGCGTCGGGCGCTGTATCGCGAGGTGCTGGCGCAGAGCGCGCTGCTGGTCCTGCATCAGCTCTTTACGGCGGACGACTGCGGCATCCTCGACTCGGTGGCGCTGAACGGCTTCGTGGACGCGCACGATCCGGCGACGGGCAGGCAAGCGCACATCGTCCTGGCGACCGTCATGGCTCAGCGGACGGTATTTGCCGAGCTGTATCTGGAGCAGGTGGACCCCGTCAGCTGTCTGACTGACGCGTTGAGGGGGCAGCTGGCGACCCGGCCCGACCAGCTCACCGCGGTACGCCCGAGTCGACAGCCTCAGGATGTGGGTAACCACGTCATTACTCATGGCGGTGATGAGGAGCCGGATCTGTATGAGATGGATCCGATCGCCTTCGAGTCACTTGTTGCCGATCTGTTCCGGGCCATGGGTATGCAGGCGGTGACGACACAGCGCTCACATGACGGCGGCGTTGATGTGGACGCTCTGGACCCAACGCCCATCCGTGGCGGCAAGATCGTCGTACAGGTGAAGCGCTACCGAAGCACGGTGCCGCCCACCGCCGTGCGTGATCTGTACGGCACGGTGCAGGACGTCGGTGCCAACAAGGGTGTTCTGGTGACCACATCGGGGTTCGGCCCCGGGTCGCACACGTTCGCTCGGGGCAAGCCCCTCGAGCTCATCTCGGGCGCCGAGCTTGTCGATCTGTTGCACAGGCATGGGCTCCGTGGCCGTCTGGGAGAGGGACGACTATCGCCGGCAGCCCAGCCGGCGCCGTCCGCTCGTGCAACTCCGCCCGACGACTACAACGTTTTGGGCATGAGGTGGACCGGCAACGTGGTACTGGACGTGTGCGCACTCGTTTGTCACGGCAACCGAGTCCTGAGCGAAGAGCACTTCGTCTTCTTCAACAACCCGCAGACTCCGGATGGTTCGGTCTGCGCCGTGTCGGCTCAGGCACCGGACAAGGCAGCGATGCGTGTCTCCTTCGACGCACTGCCCCAGCAGGCCGATCGGTTCGTGCTCGTGGCTGCCGTTGATCCAGAGGTGAACCCGGACGCTGACTTGTCAGGGTTCACCGATGCCTGCATCCGGCTGCTTGACCCGGCGAGGACCGAGCTGGGCCGGCTTGAGGTCTCGGATGGCCGCTCAGGCGAGACGGCTCTGGTGCTGGGCTCGTTCCGGCACAGGTCGAATGGCGACTGGGACTTCGTTCTTGGAGGCAAGGGCTACCCAGGAGGCCTGGAACAACTCGTACAGGAGTACGGCATCGAAGTGGAGTAGAACTCCAGGGCCGTGCGGGCAGTGCCAGGTGTGGCGCACAGACGGGCACGCACCGCACCCGTACACCCAGATTGCTCCGACTGAGGCACGTCATGAGCCCCCTCCCCGGGATGGGAAGGGGGCTCACTTGCGTGTGCGATCTCTTGACGCTTTGTAAACTGAAGATATCCTCGATGTTGAGGAAATCTTCAGTCGGTCCCGGCTGATCTTCCAAGACGGCTGACCCTCTAACGGGAGAACAGTCCATGTTGATGAGAGCTCGGACCGAGTCGGACGCGGACGCCATGACCGGCGACGACCCCGAGGTTGCCGATGTGGTGATCGTCGGATACGGGCCGGTCGGCGCGATGGTTGCGAACCTTTTCGGCCAGGCCGGGGTCAGGACGATCGTGCTCGAGCGTGATACCGAGCCGCACACCATGCCGCGCGCGGGCGCCACCGACGACGAAGTGCTCCGCGTCTTCCAGGCGGCGGGCCTGGTCGATCAACTCCTCCCGGGTCTCGACCTGGGGCAGAGCACGCAGTTCCTGTCGGTACGCGGCGATCGGCTGGTGACGATGCGCCCCAGCGGGGGCCGCAACGGGTTCCCGCAGCTCGCGTTCTTCTACCAGCCCGACCTTGAGCGGGTGCTCCACGAGGGCGTCGCGCGGTATCCCCATGTCACCGTCCGGATGGGCGTCCGCGTCGAGGGGCTCCACGAGGACGGCGACGGCGTGACCGTGTGGGCCCGCGAGGGCGACCGAGGCCGGCAGACCGCGACCCGTGCCCGCTACGTCGTGGCCTGTGACGGCGGGCGAAGCACCGTCCGCGGCCTCCGCTCCATCGCGTTCACCGGCTCCACGTACGCCCAGCCGTGGCTCGTCGTCGACGCCAAGCTCGAGGCCCCGTTGACCGACGTCACGTCCTTCCAGTTCATCGGGAACCCGGACCGTCCTGGCGTGACACTGCCGCTACCCGGGACGCACCACCGCTGGGAGTTCATGGTCCTCCCGGGCGAGGACCACGCTGAACTCGCAACCCTGGAGAACGCTCGGCGACTCGTCTCCCCGTGGGTCGACCCCGACCGGATCACCATCCTCCGTCACATCGTCTACACCTTCCACGCCCGCGCCGCGGCCCGGTGGCGCTCCGGCCGGGTGCTTCTCGCCGGTGACGCGGCCCACCTCATGCCGCCCTTCGCCGGGCAGGGGCTGAGCTCGGGGCTGCGCGACGCCCACAACCTCGCCTGGAAGCTCGCGGCCGTCGTAGCCGATGGGGCCGACCCGTCGTTGCTCGACAGCTACGAGAACGAGCGACGCCCGCACGTCACACGTATGACCCGGCTGACCCGCTTCTCCGGCGCCATGGTCCAGACCCGCCGTCGTCGCGTCGCCACGGTTCGGGACGCGATTCTGAAGAGGGCGGCGCACCTGCCCTACTTCACCGAAGGACGGTTCAAGCCCGACCTTCGGTACTCCTCCGGGGCGTTCGACGGTTCCGGACGCCGCGCGGGCGCCGGGCATGCGTTCCCTCAGCCCACGGTCCGCACTTCGGCGGGACGGCTGCGGCCCCTCGACGATCTCATCGGCAGCGGCTGGGCCCTCCTCGGCCGTGAT is a window from the Streptomyces sp. NBC_00299 genome containing:
- a CDS encoding DUF397 domain-containing protein translates to MTSSNPVHAWYKSSASQVDNCVEVCLGRRVLVRDSKFPEGAHLAMSSPCWQSFLLFVRCDPAAFHDRQAVGMP
- a CDS encoding helix-turn-helix domain-containing protein, with the protein product MPEADPMYLRKRLSSQLQAARKKAGYSQPDVANEMVWSLSKVMRLESGRTKISINDLRALISFYGLPDSAATELLASAQDARRQPWWQEYRNLLSEGFKSYLGYEASASVIRNYELLFVPGLLQTEEYARVVLSQSIVPEKEELLELRMRRQERMLQQDSDTELRFLIDEAALRRVVGTPALMQAQLAHLRAVSELPNVSMAVIPFKRGLYPLLRSPYVIFEFSAPEQDMVVYLENPDGSVILRDKATVGVHRNVEDYLESFWEVENSHAEPLSDWQDSLTEA
- a CDS encoding restriction endonuclease, with product MSRRSAGLVGVWAETQRQQQRQMEAEARQRREEARQARAHQRFAAHGHREFRQAEARRRTEELEAQVATLQGLLATGCQAPAFRASSLMRSEETTPFDPGPLAWPVRMPDQGQYQAQGGWTASRRAQAQAEARARFERDWHAAQAAEAQRQQQLAAAQRDHERGAEAQRSEVRRHNAGIAEVTAGVRRGEPDSVVEYFSAALYSSTAWPEGFPRQVAAAFDPAARQLVLDWEMPGYDVVPEAKSVRYVPAQDQDKETPRPVTQRRALYREVLAQSALLVLHQLFTADDCGILDSVALNGFVDAHDPATGRQAHIVLATVMAQRTVFAELYLEQVDPVSCLTDALRGQLATRPDQLTAVRPSRQPQDVGNHVITHGGDEEPDLYEMDPIAFESLVADLFRAMGMQAVTTQRSHDGGVDVDALDPTPIRGGKIVVQVKRYRSTVPPTAVRDLYGTVQDVGANKGVLVTTSGFGPGSHTFARGKPLELISGAELVDLLHRHGLRGRLGEGRLSPAAQPAPSARATPPDDYNVLGMRWTGNVVLDVCALVCHGNRVLSEEHFVFFNNPQTPDGSVCAVSAQAPDKAAMRVSFDALPQQADRFVLVAAVDPEVNPDADLSGFTDACIRLLDPARTELGRLEVSDGRSGETALVLGSFRHRSNGDWDFVLGGKGYPGGLEQLVQEYGIEVE
- the mhpA gene encoding bifunctional 3-(3-hydroxy-phenyl)propionate/3-hydroxycinnamic acid hydroxylase MhpA encodes the protein MRARTESDADAMTGDDPEVADVVIVGYGPVGAMVANLFGQAGVRTIVLERDTEPHTMPRAGATDDEVLRVFQAAGLVDQLLPGLDLGQSTQFLSVRGDRLVTMRPSGGRNGFPQLAFFYQPDLERVLHEGVARYPHVTVRMGVRVEGLHEDGDGVTVWAREGDRGRQTATRARYVVACDGGRSTVRGLRSIAFTGSTYAQPWLVVDAKLEAPLTDVTSFQFIGNPDRPGVTLPLPGTHHRWEFMVLPGEDHAELATLENARRLVSPWVDPDRITILRHIVYTFHARAAARWRSGRVLLAGDAAHLMPPFAGQGLSSGLRDAHNLAWKLAAVVADGADPSLLDSYENERRPHVTRMTRLTRFSGAMVQTRRRRVATVRDAILKRAAHLPYFTEGRFKPDLRYSSGAFDGSGRRAGAGHAFPQPTVRTSAGRLRPLDDLIGSGWALLGRDLDPQVHMRSESRALWTSLGAAFLSISRPGQRRTPCEVGTVAVEDLDGYALDYFDRHGGDFAIVRPDRIVFAMPDIRGLDRVADLYRSLVRGTASPPSAQKVRSLKP